In Gulosibacter molinativorax, a single window of DNA contains:
- a CDS encoding MMPL family transporter, giving the protein MALLLYRIGKFSFRNRWPVLIAWLALFAAALGLGLGLGGEMKEDFEIPGTQSQDALDRLGEVFPEVSGASAEVVILAEDGTIADRRDAIADVSKELGDVGHVVEALDPFSQYATGALSDDGKAAVIRVQFDTNSMSDLVHDKEAVVDIASGLEAEGLTVEYGGQLYQDLEYGLTASEALGVVFAAVVLIVTFGSVVAAGLPLASALIAVGVTMGVLLFVTRFITVSSASPLLAVMIGIAVGIDYALFILSRHRNQLAKGEDVEESAATAVGTSGSAVTFAAATVMVALLGLLIVGIPFLSVMGVAAAGGVFMALCTSLTLLPALFGFAGERLRPKQGSRAWLRETGQNEKPTMGRRWVRIVLKAPWVFVVLVIGVLGALAIPALHMQTSLPSGKGEAVGSTARDAYDIVAEHFGEGANGPMLVMLDITQVNNESLMSDLEAISDLVASTPGVESAGSAIPNRTVDSAIIQVIPTTGPDDPATLDTVNALRDLGPQIETDYGAVSSVTGATAVQIDITNRLNNALLPFAGVVVGLSFVLLMMVFRSVLVPLKAALSFLLSAFAAFGVVVLIFQDGILGEVMGIVPGPIIAFLPIILLAIVFGLAMDYEVFLVSGMREAHVRGAGARDAIEEGFANAARVVTAAALIMFFVFIAFVPEGAGVIKVIALGLAAGIAFDAFLVRMTLVPALMALFGERAWTLPKWLDRILPDLDIEGEALREYRERAAWAREHHAAIALEDLRVGDGKYTSVTCDVPEGGILAIRGGMTGRRLLEATLAGRIDPFDGRAQILGHTVPGDGGGLVSQVSLCNLDGMTDRARALTLGQLIGRHGAYGRVTARAEISDAEVRVVLDELNAALRAAGHEGGLRATTRLDALDPLARSVALAGIAVVEIPKLLVLDFGSVAVGEPGARLVTTVVRAVSRLVNRDVTLAVGVDDSVDLEPQESGLADLHRPIVTISIHREPALVGAVEDPALESAAEHPVLGKDQRA; this is encoded by the coding sequence TTGGCGCTTTTGCTGTACCGCATTGGCAAGTTTTCGTTCCGAAATCGCTGGCCGGTGCTCATCGCGTGGCTCGCGCTCTTTGCCGCGGCACTGGGGCTGGGGCTCGGGCTCGGCGGGGAGATGAAGGAGGACTTCGAGATCCCCGGGACGCAGTCGCAGGATGCGCTGGATCGCCTCGGCGAGGTGTTCCCGGAGGTCTCCGGCGCGAGCGCGGAGGTGGTCATCCTCGCCGAGGATGGCACGATCGCGGATCGTCGTGACGCCATCGCGGATGTGTCGAAGGAACTCGGCGACGTCGGTCACGTCGTCGAGGCACTCGACCCGTTCTCGCAGTACGCGACCGGCGCGCTGAGCGATGACGGCAAGGCCGCAGTCATTCGCGTGCAGTTCGACACCAACTCCATGAGCGACCTCGTCCACGACAAGGAGGCGGTGGTCGACATCGCGAGCGGGCTCGAGGCCGAGGGGCTCACCGTCGAGTATGGCGGCCAGCTCTATCAGGATCTCGAGTACGGCCTCACCGCGAGCGAGGCCCTCGGTGTCGTCTTCGCCGCGGTCGTGCTCATCGTGACGTTCGGCTCGGTCGTTGCGGCCGGGCTGCCGCTCGCATCCGCGCTGATCGCCGTGGGTGTGACCATGGGCGTCCTGCTCTTCGTGACGCGATTCATCACGGTCTCGAGCGCGAGCCCCCTGCTCGCGGTCATGATCGGCATCGCGGTCGGGATCGACTATGCGCTCTTTATCCTGTCGCGGCACCGCAACCAGCTAGCCAAGGGCGAGGACGTCGAGGAATCGGCGGCAACCGCGGTCGGTACCTCCGGGTCCGCGGTAACGTTCGCCGCGGCCACGGTGATGGTGGCGCTCCTTGGCCTCCTCATCGTCGGGATCCCCTTCCTTTCGGTCATGGGCGTCGCGGCCGCGGGCGGGGTGTTCATGGCCCTGTGTACCTCGCTGACGCTGCTGCCAGCCCTCTTCGGATTCGCGGGCGAGCGGCTGCGTCCGAAACAGGGCTCGCGCGCGTGGCTGCGCGAGACGGGACAGAACGAAAAGCCGACGATGGGCCGGCGTTGGGTGCGCATCGTATTGAAGGCGCCGTGGGTCTTCGTGGTCCTCGTGATCGGCGTGCTCGGAGCGCTCGCGATCCCCGCGCTCCACATGCAGACCTCACTGCCCTCGGGGAAGGGCGAGGCGGTCGGCTCGACCGCACGCGACGCATACGACATCGTCGCCGAACATTTCGGCGAGGGCGCCAACGGTCCGATGCTCGTGATGCTCGACATCACGCAAGTCAATAATGAGTCGCTCATGAGCGACCTCGAAGCGATTAGCGATCTCGTCGCATCCACCCCGGGTGTTGAATCGGCGGGCTCGGCCATTCCGAACCGGACGGTCGACTCCGCGATCATCCAGGTGATCCCGACAACCGGCCCCGACGACCCCGCGACGCTCGACACCGTGAATGCGCTGCGCGATCTCGGGCCGCAGATCGAGACGGACTACGGCGCGGTGAGTTCGGTCACTGGCGCAACCGCGGTACAGATCGACATCACGAACCGGCTGAATAACGCGTTGCTCCCGTTCGCGGGCGTCGTCGTTGGGCTGAGCTTCGTGCTGCTCATGATGGTGTTCCGCTCGGTGCTCGTGCCGCTCAAAGCGGCGCTGAGCTTCCTACTCTCGGCGTTTGCCGCCTTTGGCGTCGTCGTCCTCATCTTCCAGGACGGCATCCTCGGCGAGGTGATGGGCATCGTCCCCGGCCCGATCATCGCGTTCCTGCCGATCATCCTGCTCGCGATCGTCTTCGGGCTCGCGATGGATTACGAGGTATTTCTCGTCTCGGGGATGCGCGAGGCGCACGTTCGCGGGGCAGGCGCGCGGGATGCGATCGAGGAGGGATTCGCGAACGCGGCGCGCGTCGTGACGGCCGCCGCGCTCATCATGTTCTTCGTCTTCATCGCGTTCGTGCCCGAGGGTGCGGGGGTCATTAAGGTCATCGCCCTCGGCCTCGCTGCCGGTATCGCGTTCGACGCCTTCCTCGTGCGCATGACGCTCGTTCCCGCGCTCATGGCACTCTTCGGGGAACGGGCGTGGACGCTGCCAAAGTGGCTTGACCGCATCCTGCCCGACCTCGATATCGAAGGCGAGGCGCTGCGGGAGTACCGCGAGCGGGCGGCGTGGGCGCGGGAGCACCACGCGGCGATCGCGCTCGAAGACCTCCGCGTCGGCGACGGCAAGTACACGTCGGTGACCTGCGACGTTCCCGAAGGCGGCATCCTGGCGATTCGGGGCGGGATGACCGGCCGACGATTGCTCGAGGCGACGCTCGCGGGCCGCATCGATCCGTTCGACGGCCGCGCGCAGATCCTCGGGCACACGGTGCCGGGCGATGGCGGTGGGCTCGTGTCGCAGGTCTCGCTGTGCAATCTCGACGGGATGACCGACCGCGCCCGGGCACTCACGCTCGGGCAGTTGATTGGCCGGCACGGCGCGTATGGGCGAGTGACCGCGCGGGCCGAGATCTCCGACGCCGAGGTGCGCGTCGTTCTCGACGAGCTCAACGCGGCGCTTCGCGCAGCGGGTCACGAGGGCGGGCTGCGCGCCACCACACGGTTGGATGCGCTTGACCCGCTCGCGAGGTCCGTCGCGCTGGCCGGAATCGCCGTGGTGGAGATTCCGAAGCTGCTCGTGCTCGACTTCGGTTCGGTTGCCGTTGGCGAGCCCGGCGCGCGGCTCGTGACCACGGTCGTGCGCGCCGTTTCACGCCTGGTTAATCGTGACGTCACACTCGCCGTCGGCGTGGATGACTCGGTCGACCTCGAGCCGCAAGAATCTGGGCTCGCCGACCTCCATCGCCCGATCGTGACCATCAGCATCCACCGCGAACCCGCGCTGGTAGGCGCGGTCGAGGATCCCGCGCTCGAAAGCGCAGCAGAACACCCCGTGCTCGGAAAGGACCAGCGCGCATGA
- a CDS encoding aldehyde dehydrogenase family protein, producing the protein MSQRNNSTSSALAAGRSQSESSESTFTVLSPVDGLPAASFLAFSVDDALATAARAAKAQTDWANLPFPERRRMLLNAADILEREHEDVARAFARETGATSDWAAMNVHEAAETLREAAGLTSTPTGQRLPGQDGSTNILSEREPAGVVLAIVPWNAPLVLAARSIAIALALGNAVLLRPSELAPQTAGAVIVDALHRAGVPADVVSCISTRPGDGRSVISALLDNSAVNRVVFIGSTPVGQKIAERAANRMIPGVFELGGKNATVIREDADLDEWIPKLALACFANSGQVCMCTERIIVHHSLRDELVRKLSDFANEMTVGDPAKVDTDLGPVIDDAAAERFDGYMVDAVEHGAQVTAGGLRDGRYVRPTVLTDVPTAAKVRFQETFLPLVHVTEFETDAEAIALANEGQFGLIASVVSKDEAAAVSLARQIRAGAVHVNGPSVGDEPHVPFGGLGLSGAGRLGGEESVRFFTTQRTYYIHNSK; encoded by the coding sequence ATGTCCCAAAGAAATAACTCAACGTCGTCGGCTCTTGCGGCTGGTCGTTCGCAATCCGAATCAAGCGAGTCAACGTTTACGGTTCTTTCGCCGGTCGACGGTTTACCAGCCGCGAGTTTTCTCGCGTTCTCTGTTGACGACGCCCTCGCAACCGCTGCGCGTGCGGCGAAAGCGCAGACAGATTGGGCGAACCTGCCCTTTCCAGAACGTCGACGCATGCTGCTCAATGCCGCCGACATTCTCGAGCGGGAACATGAAGACGTGGCGCGTGCCTTCGCTCGCGAGACCGGTGCAACCAGTGACTGGGCAGCGATGAACGTGCACGAAGCCGCCGAGACGCTGCGCGAAGCCGCCGGACTCACGAGCACTCCCACCGGCCAGCGTCTCCCCGGGCAGGATGGCTCGACGAACATCCTCTCGGAACGTGAACCGGCTGGCGTTGTCCTGGCCATCGTGCCGTGGAACGCTCCGCTCGTCCTCGCGGCCCGGAGCATCGCAATCGCACTCGCGCTGGGCAATGCCGTGCTGCTTCGGCCGAGCGAGCTCGCGCCGCAAACGGCTGGTGCCGTCATCGTCGATGCGCTTCACCGAGCCGGTGTTCCTGCGGACGTCGTGTCGTGCATCTCTACGCGTCCGGGCGATGGTCGATCGGTGATTTCTGCGCTGCTTGACAACTCGGCAGTAAATCGCGTCGTATTCATTGGCTCAACTCCTGTTGGTCAAAAGATCGCCGAGCGCGCGGCGAATCGCATGATCCCCGGCGTGTTCGAACTGGGTGGCAAGAATGCCACGGTGATTCGTGAGGACGCCGATCTCGATGAGTGGATCCCGAAGCTTGCGCTGGCTTGCTTCGCGAATAGTGGCCAGGTCTGCATGTGCACCGAGCGCATCATCGTTCACCATTCGCTTCGAGACGAGCTTGTGCGCAAACTGAGTGATTTCGCGAATGAGATGACGGTTGGGGACCCCGCGAAGGTCGACACCGACCTCGGGCCCGTCATCGACGACGCTGCTGCAGAGCGATTCGATGGATATATGGTGGATGCGGTTGAGCACGGCGCGCAGGTGACCGCCGGTGGTTTGCGGGACGGGCGATACGTGCGGCCCACCGTCCTGACAGATGTGCCGACCGCGGCGAAAGTACGCTTCCAGGAGACTTTCCTGCCACTCGTGCATGTAACCGAATTCGAAACCGACGCAGAAGCCATCGCGCTCGCGAACGAAGGTCAATTCGGGCTTATCGCAAGCGTCGTATCGAAGGACGAAGCCGCGGCCGTGTCGCTTGCCCGACAAATTCGTGCGGGGGCAGTCCACGTCAACGGGCCGTCCGTGGGCGATGAACCGCACGTGCCGTTCGGCGGACTCGGGCTGTCGGGCGCAGGCCGTCTCGGCGGCGAGGAATCGGTCCGGTTCTTCACCACCCAGCGCACCTACTACATCCATAACTCGAAGTGA
- a CDS encoding vitamin K epoxide reductase family protein: protein MSDPDEVRDADAESAASETTATQPSIPAIFRGRGLGWALIVLGGIGLIASFALTLEYIHALTEPDAQLLCDISIFVTCQPAMMSSAGAVLGFPNIILGLICFTIAVTTGVVLATGAKLPNWYMVCFNIGLLGGAVLITYLQWFSGFQLRALCLWCMIIWTATIPLMSITTIGNLATGRFGKGATKVGQALTGWAWVIIVIWYLAVIGLVLAGMWETIRLSMI from the coding sequence ATGAGTGACCCCGACGAGGTGCGAGACGCCGACGCAGAGTCGGCGGCGTCCGAAACTACCGCTACTCAGCCCTCGATCCCGGCAATCTTCCGGGGCCGGGGGCTCGGGTGGGCGCTCATCGTGCTCGGCGGGATCGGACTCATCGCGAGCTTTGCGCTCACGCTTGAGTACATCCACGCCCTGACCGAGCCGGATGCGCAGCTGCTGTGCGACATCAGCATCTTCGTGACCTGCCAGCCCGCCATGATGTCGAGCGCGGGGGCCGTGCTCGGCTTCCCGAACATCATCCTGGGCCTCATCTGCTTCACCATCGCGGTGACGACCGGTGTCGTCCTCGCCACCGGCGCGAAGCTCCCGAACTGGTACATGGTGTGCTTCAACATCGGCCTGCTCGGTGGCGCGGTGCTCATCACCTACCTGCAGTGGTTCAGCGGCTTCCAGCTGCGGGCCCTGTGCCTGTGGTGCATGATCATCTGGACGGCGACGATCCCGCTCATGTCCATCACGACCATCGGTAATCTCGCGACCGGTCGCTTCGGGAAGGGCGCCACGAAGGTTGGCCAGGCGCTGACTGGCTGGGCCTGGGTCATCATCGTGATCTGGTACCTCGCGGTCATCGGCCTCGTGCTCGCGGGGATGTGGGAGACCATCCGGCTCTCGATGATCTAA
- a CDS encoding MFS transporter — MNTTFTQVSTPAPGTTPRKTPQWIIVAICIAVTVVEGYNLIVYGSVVPALIADPGMNVTNESAGLAGSAVYVGMLIGATTSGVLGDRYGRQRTLIVVMIVFLIGAICTGLSFDAWSLGAARLFSGLGIGGAVTTALAISRSQATARNAGVIVTITMAGIPIGGTIAALAGIPMIPAFGWRPMFFLGAALTLVILLFVVSFRMEDRSAIASAESRGSRPGLAQLFRGRGWVIALVVALAAIPNMFTWYGLNTWLVSVMGELNYSLTNALLFSFTLTGGAVLGSFLTMRWADIWGIPKVGAVMATLTVIGLIGIATGPKDLFFSLVCVALMGAGGHSTMNLINAATSNLFPAELRATALGWSNGSSYVGAILGPTAGGLVLDSAFGANGVFVLYGISAACAAIAMVALVGVSRPQEAAMKTVEADA, encoded by the coding sequence ATGAACACCACATTTACGCAGGTGTCGACGCCTGCGCCAGGAACCACCCCTCGCAAAACGCCGCAGTGGATTATCGTGGCGATTTGCATTGCTGTGACGGTAGTCGAGGGATACAACCTCATCGTGTACGGCTCCGTCGTTCCCGCCTTGATCGCGGACCCAGGCATGAACGTAACGAACGAATCGGCTGGGCTTGCCGGCAGTGCCGTCTATGTGGGCATGCTCATCGGTGCAACGACCTCGGGCGTCCTAGGCGACCGATATGGCCGACAGCGGACGCTCATCGTCGTGATGATTGTCTTCCTGATCGGCGCCATTTGCACGGGCCTCTCGTTCGATGCCTGGAGTCTCGGGGCAGCGCGTCTGTTCTCCGGACTGGGAATCGGTGGTGCCGTCACCACGGCGTTGGCAATTTCTCGTTCGCAGGCCACCGCGCGAAACGCTGGGGTAATCGTCACCATCACGATGGCGGGAATCCCGATCGGGGGCACCATTGCGGCACTTGCGGGTATCCCCATGATTCCGGCGTTCGGCTGGCGACCCATGTTCTTCTTGGGTGCGGCCCTCACCTTGGTGATTCTCCTGTTCGTTGTGTCATTCCGGATGGAGGACCGCAGCGCGATCGCGTCCGCAGAATCCCGCGGCAGTCGCCCCGGGTTGGCGCAGCTGTTCCGTGGCCGCGGTTGGGTGATCGCGCTCGTGGTGGCGCTTGCGGCAATCCCCAACATGTTCACCTGGTATGGCCTCAACACGTGGCTCGTGAGCGTGATGGGCGAGCTCAACTACTCGCTCACGAATGCACTGCTCTTCTCCTTCACACTGACGGGCGGCGCAGTACTCGGCTCTTTCCTTACGATGCGCTGGGCTGACATCTGGGGAATCCCCAAGGTTGGCGCAGTCATGGCGACGCTTACGGTGATCGGCCTGATCGGCATCGCAACCGGGCCGAAGGACCTCTTCTTCTCATTGGTCTGCGTCGCGCTGATGGGTGCCGGCGGCCACTCGACCATGAACCTGATTAATGCAGCGACTTCGAACCTCTTCCCGGCCGAACTGCGAGCGACTGCTCTTGGTTGGTCGAACGGTAGCTCGTATGTCGGGGCGATTCTTGGGCCGACAGCGGGTGGGCTTGTCTTGGATTCAGCGTTCGGGGCGAACGGAGTATTCGTTCTGTACGGCATCTCTGCCGCTTGCGCGGCGATCGCAATGGTGGCACTCGTGGGCGTCTCACGTCCGCAAGAGGCCGCAATGAAGACGGTGGAGGCAGACGCATGA
- a CDS encoding YhgE/Pip domain-containing protein, with translation MSASTRPGQHAASFKGSRIRNLLVAIAVPLVLVAVYFAALGGANDRAGAIPALIVNNDEMATQANNDGTETQVVAGRLLVSWFTNPENVDQFDWQLASQETADAALKSGDAYVVLTLPSDFSASIVSLSGGDPRSARVEIATSQSKDWVTGAVAQDVFDGLTAQFGQTVTNMVAVGLADGLNESADGLQQAADGATELADGIGQVDDGFATFLDGSEQLADGTGQAHDGAIEFSDGVGTFRDGLGTYTDGVGTYVDGVGSYVDGVSQYTDGVGEYVGGVDQFAGGVQDLASGVSQLSDGTEGLQDAADELRGVADQFDEYAPQIEDAVSQLEQLAPLLGGISSVDPSELTTYCDDLEAVDPASAQACRDAVDQVVDAIDTSGIDLGSVEGDLSDAIDQLGGISSAGDGLGQLADGITQYTDGVSQLNDGASQLSDAADDIISGGEQLTGASDDLSTGGEQLVSGGEDLVTGGSSLDDGASQLGDGASALADGLAEIVDGQTQLNEGGATLGDGIGELEDGARTMAKALQDGADQAKSAIGDPEAFAQVVSEPVVSETVNQHDPTYGGVLGAIGLAVGIWLAALITALRRRIVSEDALTSSASNATIFLSASRRLVVPVGIVAAVLSLVPHLFLGAPWSGFLGTLGFALLATLSFSAVHLLLATVSSRRSAAVWSVALLLLQLMFVRGFFPLEFAAPWVQPLSGFMPISQVVMGLQAIYAGGSAGTVFGAAAGLALIGLFALALALVAIVRRRRAVVVV, from the coding sequence ATGAGCGCCAGCACTCGACCCGGACAACACGCCGCAAGCTTCAAGGGCTCCCGGATCCGAAACCTTCTCGTTGCCATCGCGGTTCCGCTCGTGCTCGTTGCGGTGTACTTCGCCGCGCTGGGCGGCGCAAATGACCGCGCCGGTGCGATCCCAGCGCTCATCGTGAATAACGACGAGATGGCGACGCAGGCGAATAATGACGGCACCGAGACGCAGGTGGTGGCCGGGCGGCTGCTCGTGAGCTGGTTCACCAATCCCGAGAACGTCGACCAGTTCGATTGGCAGCTCGCGAGCCAGGAGACTGCGGATGCGGCGCTCAAGTCGGGCGACGCGTATGTCGTCCTCACGCTCCCAAGTGACTTTTCTGCATCCATCGTGTCGCTTTCGGGTGGTGACCCGCGCAGTGCGCGAGTCGAGATCGCGACGAGTCAGTCGAAGGATTGGGTCACCGGCGCGGTCGCGCAGGACGTCTTCGACGGGTTGACGGCGCAGTTCGGCCAGACGGTGACGAACATGGTTGCGGTGGGGCTCGCGGATGGGCTCAATGAGTCGGCGGATGGGCTGCAGCAGGCTGCCGATGGCGCGACCGAACTTGCGGACGGCATCGGCCAGGTTGACGATGGTTTCGCGACCTTCCTCGACGGCAGCGAACAGCTCGCTGACGGAACCGGGCAGGCGCACGACGGTGCGATTGAGTTCTCGGACGGCGTTGGGACCTTCCGTGACGGTCTAGGCACTTACACCGACGGCGTGGGGACCTACGTGGATGGCGTTGGCAGCTACGTTGACGGAGTCTCGCAGTACACCGATGGCGTTGGCGAGTATGTCGGCGGCGTCGACCAGTTCGCCGGGGGAGTGCAAGACTTGGCATCCGGAGTCTCGCAGCTGAGCGACGGCACGGAAGGGCTGCAGGATGCCGCGGATGAACTCCGCGGCGTCGCCGATCAGTTCGACGAATACGCGCCCCAGATCGAGGATGCGGTGAGCCAGCTCGAGCAGCTCGCCCCGCTCCTCGGCGGCATCTCGAGCGTCGACCCGAGCGAGCTCACGACGTACTGCGATGACCTCGAGGCGGTCGACCCCGCATCCGCCCAGGCCTGCCGCGATGCGGTAGATCAGGTCGTCGACGCGATCGACACCTCGGGTATCGACCTAGGTTCGGTCGAAGGCGATCTCTCGGATGCGATCGACCAGCTCGGCGGCATCTCCTCCGCTGGCGATGGCCTGGGCCAGCTTGCCGACGGCATCACCCAGTACACCGATGGCGTCTCTCAGCTGAACGACGGCGCATCCCAGCTCTCGGATGCGGCCGACGACATTATTTCGGGTGGCGAGCAACTCACCGGGGCCAGCGACGACCTGTCGACCGGCGGCGAGCAGCTCGTTTCCGGCGGCGAAGACCTTGTTACGGGCGGTTCGTCGCTCGACGATGGCGCGTCCCAACTCGGCGATGGTGCGAGCGCGCTCGCGGACGGGCTCGCCGAGATCGTCGATGGCCAGACACAGCTCAACGAAGGTGGCGCAACGCTCGGCGACGGCATTGGTGAGCTTGAGGATGGCGCGCGGACGATGGCGAAGGCGCTGCAGGACGGCGCCGACCAGGCGAAGAGCGCGATCGGCGACCCCGAGGCGTTCGCTCAAGTGGTATCGGAGCCCGTGGTTTCTGAAACGGTGAACCAGCACGACCCCACGTACGGGGGAGTCCTCGGTGCGATCGGCCTTGCGGTTGGCATCTGGCTCGCGGCGCTGATCACGGCGCTGCGCCGACGCATCGTGTCTGAGGATGCACTGACATCGAGCGCGTCGAACGCCACGATTTTTCTGTCGGCCTCGCGTCGGCTCGTAGTGCCCGTCGGCATCGTCGCCGCTGTGCTTTCCCTCGTGCCGCACCTCTTCCTCGGCGCGCCGTGGTCTGGCTTCTTGGGGACGCTCGGGTTCGCGCTGCTCGCGACCCTGAGCTTCAGCGCGGTGCACCTGTTGCTGGCGACCGTGTCCTCGCGTCGTTCCGCAGCCGTGTGGTCGGTCGCGCTGTTGCTGCTGCAGCTGATGTTTGTGCGTGGATTCTTCCCGCTCGAGTTCGCAGCGCCGTGGGTTCAGCCGCTGAGCGGCTTCATGCCGATCAGTCAGGTAGTAATGGGCCTGCAAGCGATCTACGCGGGTGGCTCCGCCGGCACAGTGTTCGGGGCCGCAGCGGGACTCGCGCTGATCGGGTTGTTTGCGCTTGCGTTGGCGCTCGTTGCGATTGTGCGCAGGCGCCGGGCGGTGGTGGTGGTTTAG
- a CDS encoding IS1182 family transposase — MQGRDDGQRQLLDVGAFAGHMLPVGSVFAFLAEHRHELFPDDAFADLFPSGRGRPSTPADVIASVMVLQTLHSLSDRETAEAVTFDLRWKAACGFGLTETSFHPTVLTYWRRRLAASTRPHRIFEAVAEVIARSGALSGRKRRALDSTILDDAVARQDTVTQLVAQIRRVGREIPGADTIVAGLPGHDYAQPGKPDIAWDDKAARDDLVSRLVTDALALLAAIDTTMLTEPQQETVALLALVAGQDVEPAEGSDGTDGRWRIARKVAPDRVISTVDPDTRHAHKSREKKQDGFKAHIAIEPDTGLVTAAALTKASGAQNSDAVRGVELVAADTSIGSDMVEVLGDSAYGSGDLLAQVTAAGHVPIIKPMPLSRAVPGGFTIDDFTIDEANRAVICPAGITRSITSKRTVTFGAACAGCPLRAQCTTAARGRKMVLHPQQEIQREHRARALHPDFQSVYRQHRPMVERSIAWMTRGARRVPYRGVVKNNAWWLNRAAGINLKRLLTLGLSSQNGVWVLG, encoded by the coding sequence ATGCAGGGTCGTGATGATGGTCAGCGTCAGTTGTTGGATGTCGGTGCGTTCGCCGGTCACATGTTGCCGGTTGGGTCGGTGTTCGCGTTCCTGGCCGAGCACCGGCACGAGTTGTTCCCCGATGACGCGTTCGCGGACTTGTTTCCCTCGGGCCGTGGACGCCCGTCGACGCCGGCGGACGTGATCGCTTCGGTGATGGTGTTGCAGACGTTGCACTCGTTGTCGGACCGGGAGACAGCGGAAGCAGTGACGTTTGATTTGCGTTGGAAAGCGGCGTGTGGTTTCGGATTGACGGAAACGTCGTTCCATCCGACGGTGTTGACCTATTGGCGCCGCCGCCTGGCCGCGAGCACACGCCCGCACCGTATTTTCGAGGCGGTGGCTGAGGTCATTGCGCGGTCTGGGGCGCTCTCTGGTCGTAAGCGTCGGGCGTTGGACTCGACGATTCTGGATGATGCCGTTGCCCGCCAGGACACGGTGACGCAGTTGGTTGCGCAGATCCGGCGGGTCGGTCGGGAGATCCCGGGAGCCGATACGATCGTGGCCGGTCTGCCTGGCCATGACTATGCCCAGCCGGGGAAACCCGACATCGCTTGGGATGACAAAGCGGCCAGGGACGACCTTGTCTCCCGACTCGTAACCGACGCGCTGGCATTGCTCGCGGCGATCGACACGACCATGCTGACGGAGCCGCAGCAGGAGACGGTCGCGCTCCTCGCTCTCGTCGCAGGTCAAGACGTTGAACCGGCCGAGGGATCGGACGGCACGGACGGGCGCTGGCGGATCGCCCGGAAGGTCGCACCCGACAGGGTGATCTCGACCGTTGACCCCGACACTCGCCACGCACACAAGAGCCGGGAGAAGAAACAAGACGGCTTCAAAGCCCACATTGCGATCGAGCCCGACACCGGCCTGGTGACCGCGGCCGCGTTGACGAAAGCATCGGGGGCGCAGAACAGTGACGCGGTCCGCGGCGTCGAGCTCGTGGCCGCGGACACCAGCATTGGATCTGACATGGTGGAGGTCCTCGGCGATTCTGCTTATGGCAGTGGTGACCTCCTCGCGCAGGTCACCGCTGCTGGGCATGTTCCGATCATCAAGCCGATGCCGTTGAGCAGAGCCGTCCCGGGCGGGTTCACCATTGATGACTTCACCATCGACGAGGCCAACCGCGCCGTCATTTGCCCGGCGGGAATCACTCGATCGATCACCTCAAAACGCACGGTCACTTTCGGGGCGGCTTGCGCGGGTTGCCCGCTGAGAGCCCAGTGCACGACCGCCGCCCGCGGCCGCAAAATGGTGTTGCATCCACAGCAAGAAATTCAACGTGAACACCGGGCGCGCGCCCTGCATCCTGACTTTCAATCCGTCTATCGACAACACAGGCCCATGGTTGAACGCTCGATCGCGTGGATGACACGCGGGGCCCGCCGGGTTCCTTACCGGGGTGTTGTGAAGAACAACGCCTGGTGGCTGAACCGGGCGGCTGGTATCAACCTCAAACGGCTCCTCACTCTCGGCTTGAGTAGTCAGAACGGGGTCTGGGTTCTTGGATAA